In Nerophis lumbriciformis linkage group LG01, RoL_Nlum_v2.1, whole genome shotgun sequence, the genomic stretch TAAAACATATTTgtaaaatttattattattattactattatttccaataatacaaatattttaaaatagcaCTTTAATTTGTTTTGCTAGAATTATGGTTACCATAATTAATATgttgaaatattttgtaagaaaaaaaggaATATTCTTTTATTTGTTCTGATTTgtacaaaaaatatttgttgatATTATGATTACAATTATGCATATtatattttcacatattttaaGGTTAacaatatttgtaatatttttaaatatttccaAAACGTTTGatacatgtaataaaaaaaaagaaaaagatttgaaTACTTTTGAAAGAAAAgtgtattatatttgtattaatttgtacaaaaatacttgtctgttatttttcatttttttcgaaTATAACTATGGTTATCATAATTAATATCATACAAATATTTAGAAAGAACATTTATGAATTTTGAAATGTTTGTATCAATTTGTACAAAAATATTTGTCGATGTCATGATTACAATATTGAATATTATAGCTACACATATTTATTCTAACATTAACAATATTCATTGAAATTATCCCAATAAATTAGAAAATTATTTGAATATTCTTTGAAAAAAAAGTGGtgtgttttattataattatggTTATAACAattaatataaatacactttttatttcaaaatatgaGTGATAATTTGTAACATTTTAAGTTAAATCAAAAATAGTTTGTGTTGCTATTATAATTACAAATTCCATTTTAATCACTATTGTCATATTTATATatggttatttaaaaaaaaatcaacatactgtatgtgtattcaatttttaaatgttttatattttatgtaattatttatcatgtttggactattattattctaataaatgaatacatataaGTAATTTTAACATTGTCACATATTTGAATTAACTAAGAAAAATGGAATAAAAGCAAATCTTATTACTATTATGACTAAAATTAAATGATGATTCATATgattatgttattcacatatcttttgaaaaatgtctaaatatgtgtatacattctaaaatacttgtaatgataaaacatttttaagtagTTTTAATTTGATTATCATCATTAGCTTTCATGGCTGAAAAGACCAAAATGAAAACAGACAAGATAGTTATTATCAAGCATTCATTTTAGATATGGTTATTtaaaatatgtgtatttatttttttcatgtttaatatttTATGTAATTATTGATCATGTTTGGACTATTATTATCATTCTAATAAATACATATCATAACAATAATTTTAAAATTGTCACATATTATATAAATCTTATTACTATGACTAAGATTAAATGATGATTCATGGTTGTTGTATTTACTAAGatactgtaaatatacagtatcttttgaaaaatgtctaaatatgtgtatacattctaaaatacttgtaatgataaaacatttttaactagttttcaatatacaggtaaaagccagtaaattagaatattttgaaaaacttgatttatttcagtaattgcattcaaaaggtgtaacttgtacattatatttattcattgcacacagactgatgcattcaaatgtttatttcatttaattttgatgatttgaagtggcaacaaatgaaaatccaaaattccgtgtgtcacaaaattagaatattacttaaggctaatacaaaaaagggatttttaggccaactgaaaagtatgaaaatgaaaaatatgagcatgtacaatactcaatacttggttggagctccttttgcctcaattactgcgttaatgcggcgtggcatggagtcgatgagtttctggcactgctcaggtgttatgagagcccaggttgctctgatagtggccttcaactcttctgcgtttttgggtctggcattctgcatcttccttttcacaataccccacagattttctatggggctaaggtcaggggagttggcgggccaatttagaagagaaataccatggtccgtaaaccaggcacgggtagattttgcgctgtgtgcaggcgccaagtcctgttggaacttgaaatctccatctccatagagcaggtcagcagcaggaagcatgaagtgctctaaaacttgctggtagacggctgcgttgaccctggatctcaggaaacagagtggaccgacaccagcagatgacatggcaccccaaaccatcactgatggtggaaactttacactagacttcaggcaacgtggatcctgtgcctctcctgtcttcctccagactctgggacctcgatttccaaaggaaatgcaaaatttgcatggttgggtgatggtttggggtgccatgtcatctgctggtgtcggtccactctgtttcctgagatccagggtcaacgcagccgtctaccagcaagttttagagcacttcatgcttcctgctgctgacctgctctatggagatggagatttcaagttccaacaggacttggcgcctgcacacagcgcaaaatctacccgtgcctggtttacggaccatggtatttctgttctaaattggcccgccaactcccctgaccttagccccatagaaaatctgtggggtattgtgaaaaggaagatgcagaatgccagacccaaaaacgcagaagagttgaaggccactatcagagcaacctgggctctcataacacctgagcagtgccagaaactcatcgactccatgccatgccgcattaacgcagtaattgaggcaaaaggagctccaaccaagtattgagtattgtacatgctcatatttttcattttcatacttttcagttggccaacatttctaaaaatcccttttttgtattagccttaagtaatattctaattttgtgacacacggaattttggattttcatttgttgccacttcaaatcatcaaaattaaatgaaataaacatttgaatgcatcagtctgtgtgcaatgaataaatataatgtacaagttacaccttttgaatgcaattactgaaataaatcaagtttttcaaaatattctaatttactggcttttacctgtattatcaTCGTTAGCTTTCATGGCTGAAAAgaccaaaatgaaaacaataatttttttattaagcaTTCATTTTAGATATGGTTATTtaaaatatgtgtatttattttatgtaattattGATCATGTTTGGACTATTATTATcattctaataaataaatacatttatttccaatcataaaaaataattttaaaatggtCACAAATCTTATTACTATTATGACTAATATTAAATGATGATTCATGGCTGTGGTATTTACTAAGatactgtaaatatacagtatCTTAAGAAAAATGTCTAAGTAtgtgtatacattttaaaattctTGGAATGATTTAAGCATGtattttatgattattattagctttcaTGGCTGAAAAGACACAAGTGACAACAGACAAGCTCCTCCTACTGGAAAGAAAACCAGCGAACAAGCAAGGAAAAAGGAAAAAAGGAGCCAAGAAGAAGTAAGTCTGACCAGGATAGGGGACTCCTCCGTAGGTGACCAGCTCATAGAGCAGGACACCAAAGGACCAAACGTCGGACTTGATGGTGAAGAGTTTGCTGCTGATGGCCTCAGGTGCGCTCCACTTGTAGGGGATGGCCTTCTGGTAGGCCAGGTAGATGGGCTCCTGCAACAACACGCTCACGTCACCTCGGGCGGACCCAGCAAGCAGACGGGCGCCCACCTTGATGACTTGGGTCAGGCCAAAGTCGGCCACCTTGCAGATGTAGTTTTCTCCCACCAGAACGTTCCGGGCCGCCAAGTCTCTGTGGACCATTTCCAGCTCCTCCAGGTAGGCCATGCCTTCAGCCACCTGGGCCGCCATGTCCACCAGGGACATGTTGTCCAGCTGCTTGCCCTCAGGACCTGCACGTCAAAGCCAAAGACAAAAATCCGCGACTGGTTATCTGGTTCTGTCCTTTCCACGTGCGGACAGAGGAAGTGCAGCTCCACGCCAGCCAATCGCAGCGCAGGAAGGCGGGCGTCTTACTTCTGAGGAGGTCCTGCAGACTTCCTTTCTCCATCAGCTCGGTGACGATGTAGTACGGCGTGGAGGCGGTGCAGATGGCGAACAGCGAGATGAGGTGGCGATGGCGAAGACGTTTCAGGATCTGGACCTCCCGCTGGAACTCGGAGTGGTTGACTTCGGTATCTGGGGAGGAGACGTGAGCTTTGACAACTGCCGAGTCAGCATTATTTGCACTGACGTCAACAACGTTCACACCAACCCATGcagccgtattttccgcactattagccgcacctaaaaaccacaaatgtactcaaaagctgacagtgcggcttttaacccggtgcgctttatatatggattaatattaagattcattttcataaagtttcggtctcgcaactacggtaaacagccgccatcttttttcccggtagaacaggaagcgcttcttcttctacgcaagcaaccgccaaggtaagcacccgcccccatagaacaggaagcgcttcttcttctactgtaagcaaccacccgcccgcgtagaagaagaaaaagcgcgcggatatcaccgtacgtttcatttcctttgtgtgtttacatctgtaaagaccacaaaatggctcctactaagcgacagggatccggttcatgaaaagacgcaatctctccatccgcacacggattactatttcacagcaactgcctaaagactttcaagaaaagctggctactttccgtgcatattgtaaaaacaagatagctgaaaaaaaagatccggccagagaacattatcaacatggacgaggttccactgacttttgatattcctgtgaaccgcactgtggatacaacgggagcacgtacggtgaatattcgcaccacagggaatgagaagtcgtccttcactgtggttctagcttgccatgctaatggccagaaacttccacccatggtgatattcaaaaggaagaccttgccaaaagagacctttccagccagcgtcatcataaaagctaactcgaagggatggatggatgaagaaaagatgagcgagtggttaaggtaagtttacgcgaagaggccgggtggcttttttcacgcagctccgtccatgttgatatacgactccatgcgcgcccacatcacgctggtttttaatatattattaaagtttgactgacctatctgactgtttttttgacattcctttagcgcagttagatgcggcttataacccagggcgccttatggtgcggaaaatacggtactgccatcttgtggacacaaAGCACGCCCTTTTGGTTGCCTGGCAACAGTACTGTAGCAACATCGGCAGTTCATTTGCCATGAGAGACGTGACGGGCGCGAACGAGTCGggtcttttgaacagctctttcAAGTGAACAATAAGAACTGATGGGCAGTTTGAGAGTCGTCCTTCATGATGCCTCCCAGAATCACATCAACAATCAAAAGCTCTATTTTTTGGAGGTGGTCCAGAAGGTTCTATTCGTGTGAACGCTGTCAAGCGCACGCGCAGATAGTTAACTTGGGGGTTAATAAGCATCTGAAACTATTCGTGTGAACGCTGTCATGCGCACGCGCAGATAGTTAACTTGGGGGGTTAATGAGCACCTGAAACTATTCGTGTGAACGCTGTCATGCGCACGCGCAGATAGTTAACTTGGGGGGTTAATGAGCACCTGAAACTATTCGTGTGAACGCTGTCGTGCGCACGCGCAGATAGTTAACTCGGGGGGTTAATAAGCCCCTGAAACTATTCGTGTGAACGCTGTCATGCGCACGCGCAGATAGTTAACTTGGGGGGTTAATGAGCACCTGAAACTAGAAGAGCCTTTCAAACGCTGCATTGGGAATTAGAAAAAAGGTTTTAGCAAGCTGCAAAAGAAAAGGAATGCACAAAAGTGGAAGGAAACGTAACATTGGGACGCACTtccactttattcgtcgccatggagaccaggattagtcatttagaagtagctaaaacacggcATGTgtcaaagcagctcttcctgagggtgtttcagtgttataacttcacctttatcttgactttttacaccaaaatgcgtccattctcccttttctgtctacacactgtctgcttgtaagtactctgtgtgtgtgcgctgcccaacatgctcctctgctggtcgtgaagtgaagtgaattatatttatatagcgcttttctctagtgactcaaagcgctttacatagtgcaggggtcggcaacccgcggctctagagccgcatgcggctctttagcgccgccctagtggctctctggagcttttttaaaaatgtatgaaaaatggcaaaatatgagggggggaaaaaaataattttttgttttaatatggtttctgtaggaggccaaacatgacacaagcctccctaattgttataaatcacactgtttatattaaacatgcttcgctgattcgagtatttggcgagcgccgttttgtcctactaattttggcggtccttgaactcaccgtagtttgtttacatgtataactttctaggacgtgttttatgccacttctttttctgtctcattttgtccaccaaacttttaacgttgtgcatgaaaggtgagttttgtttatgttattgacttgcgtggagtgctaatcagacatatttggtcactgcaagctaatcgatgctaacatgctatttaggtacatattgcatcattatgcctcatttgtagctatatttgaggtcatttagtttcctttaagtcctcttaattcaatttatatctcatgacacactatctgtatgtaatatggcttttaattttttgcggctccagacagatttgtttttgtatttttggtccaatatggctctttcaacattttgggttgccgacccctgacatagtgaaacccaatatctaagttacatttaaaaccagcaatgtcaccacgtgacgatgcgccgccatgcatacttgccaaccatcccgattttccccgggagactcccgaatttcagtgcccctcccgaaaatctcccggggcaaccattctcccacgATTAAATGTTACTAGGaaaaaataagcctcaaaatATTGCAACTTTCTGAGAattcagcagaggtgggtagtaacgcgctacatttactccgttacatctacttgagtaacttttgggataaattgtacttctaagagtagttttaatgcaacatacttttacttgagtatatttacagagaagaaacgctacttttactccgctacttttatctacattcagctcgctactcgctactaatttttatcaatttgttaatgcacgctttgtttgttttggtctgtcagacagaccttcatagtgcctgcgtttcaacaaatacagtcactggtgacgttcactccgttccaccaatcagatgcagtcactggtgacgttggaccaatcaaacagagccaggcggtcacatgacctgacttaaacaagttgaaaaacttattggggtgttaccatttagtggtcaattgtacggaatatgtactgtactgtgcaatctactaataaaagttccaatcaatcaatcaaaagtgtgaaggaaaaaagatcctttttttatttcaaccgtacatccccgtcaaaagcctaaagactgactgcacagttcctgtcttcacaataaaagtgccgctccatcgcgcctgcgctttcaaaataagagtctccgaaagccagcgcaaacaagctagcaagctacggagtttgccgccaatgtatttcttgtaaagtgtataaaaacgaatatggaagctggacaaataagataccaaaaaccaaccactttcatgtggtattagacagaaaggaggaactttttttctcctccatttgaaaacgtggacgttatcatcactactgtctgattacaatcaatgcaagtcatcagaatcaggtaatacaccaacttatattcttgtcttcatgaaagaaaggaatctatatgtgttaaacatgcatgtatattcattaaaacacctttaacatgtaaacaaaaacggcaaaataaataaatataaattatatactgtatatatcaatgcatgtatatatatatatatgtgtgtatatatatatatatatatatacgtgtgtgtgtgtgtatatatatatacattatgtatatgtatatatatgtgtgtgtgtgtgtgtatatatatatgtatgtgtgtgtgtatatatatatatatatatatatatatatatatatatatatatatgatgtgtgtgtgtatgttactcatcagttactcagtacttgagtagtttttcacaacatactttttacttttactcaagtaaatatttgggtgactactccttacttttacttgagtaatacatctctaaagtaacagtactcttacatgagcacaatttctggctactctacccacctctggaattCAGGCACTTAAGGCCTCAGCAACGGCAAAGAAAAGTCCTGCAGGGCGTGGTTAACGACAGAGAAGAATATTTGGCAGGAAAGTAGAAGTTGCCCACCGACCGTTCTTGATGATCTTGATGGCCACGCGAATACGAGACTTCCAGCATCCTCGATAAACGTCGGAGAAGTAGCCGCTTCCCAACTTGTCCTCCAAGGTGAACTCGTCCTTGGGAAGCTCCCACACGTCATCTGGGAAGTGGACTTCTTCCACTTTCTCTTTCTGAGGGACAAGGCATCAATGAGTGGGAGGAGTCACGTCAGCGTGTGTGGGCGTGTCTCCTACCCGCCTGCAGGGCTGGCCCAGCGTGTCCAGGTTGCTCAGGCGGTTGTTGCAGTAGTGAGCCACCAGGTGGCTCAGCGAGCTGAAGCGATTGGCGCGGTCCAGGTCGAACTGACCGTCCGGCGTTTGGAGGATCTTAAAGTGCTTCACTCGACAGCTGGACCGCACTGTGGACGCACCAAGCAAAGCCTCACTACAATTCCCGTGGCCACACACACAAGCCCAAAACGAGGAACGGCGACGCGGTCCTGCCTGAGAGGACGTAGTCCTCGTGGTTCTCGCTGGAGCGCACCAGGAACGCTCCCTCCTCGTTTTCTGGTGCCATGAGGTGACTTTGGGCTTCTGTGCGGTTCATGGTGCCAAAGTTCCACCTGACAGACACAAAATGTTACTTTGTAGTGGCCCCACACAGTAGAGATTCAccaacaataaattaaaaaaaagtcctgCAAACAAGAACTAAGTagtgtacaaaagccaaaagcagtgaagttgtcacgtaaataaaaagagaatacaacaaatccttttcacactgagaaactttcttctttttcgcaaataatcatgaacttagaatttaatggcagcaaaaaaaggcattttaccagtgtgttacatggcctttccttttaacaacactcagtaaaggtttgggaactgaggagacacatttttgaagtggaattctttcctcattcttgcttgatgtacagcttaagttgttcaacagtctcccttctcatattttattttcgatgtctggactacaggcaggccagtctagtacctgcactcttttactatgaagccacgctgttgtaacacatggcttggcattgtcttgctgaaataagcaggggcgtccatgataacaacatatgttgtatgtacctttcagcatgaatggtgccttcacagatgtgtaagttacccatgtcttggccactaatacacccccataccatcacacatgctgccttttacactttcaccctagaacagtccccatgcttcttttcctctttgctccacagtttccaaaaacaatttgaaatgtggactcgtcagaccacagaacacttttccactttgcatcagtccatcttagatgagcgtttctgggtgttgttgatgaatggctttggctttgcatagtagagttttaacttgcacttacagatgtagcgaccaactgtatttactgacagtggttttctgaagtgttcctgagcccatgtggtgatatcctttacacactgatgtggctttttgatgcagtagcacctgagggatccaaggtgcgtaatatcatggcttacgtgcagtgatttttccagattctctgaaccttttgatgatattacggagcgtagatggtgaaatccctaaattccttgttgagaaatgttgttcttaaacaatttgctcaggcatttgttgacaaagtggtgaccctcgccccgtccttgtttgtgaacgactgagcatttcacggaagctgctttttatacccaaacatggcacccacctgttcccaattagcctgttcacctgtgggatgttccaaataagtctttgatgagcattcctcaactttctcactcttttttgccacttgtgccagcttttttgaaacatgttgcaggcatcaaattccacatgagctaatatttgcaaaaaaaattccagtgtgaacatgaaatatcttgtctttgcagtctattcaattgaatataagttgaaaagtatttgttgtattctctttttatttaccatttcactgcttttgggctttgtatatacctatactggctcacctgcactggcttcctgtgcacttaagatgcaactttaaggttttactacttagtagagatgcgcggtttgcgggcacaaccgcggagtctgcggattatcatccgcggatcgggcggatgaaatgaaaaaaaataagattttatcctcgcgcgggtcgggtcgggcggattaattagatttttttttttttaattttttttttttttgcgggtggcagttaaagcaattggtaaatatatatacatagttaaatgttgttacccacatacgaaaaacgagcaggcacctgcagcatatgccacaacagaagaaaaaaaaaaaaagagatggacacttttacggagcggagaaggcccccgacgcctcgccggggtccgggaccgaggccccttcccccgagagggccccaccgggagccgtagctgaggcgatccgcgagaagggcccgacgcacgtccagggtcaccaccgcgccgacaccccgcctcgtccgccttcgccgcggccggcgt encodes the following:
- the ptk6b gene encoding protein-tyrosine kinase 6b, whose amino-acid sequence is MAECLRRVCPALWTKVHRDQKSPPQAEEVGQQQQSPESPPQSSAAEDQDGGTFTAVWDFQGRNDKELTFRKGDLFKVHNLSDDWWTVDKMDPAGGVLDTGLVPSNYLEKKEDEQEDELWNFGTMNRTEAQSHLMAPENEEGAFLVRSSENHEDYVLSVRSSCRVKHFKILQTPDGQFDLDRANRFSSLSHLVAHYCNNRLSNLDTLGQPCRRKEKVEEVHFPDDVWELPKDEFTLEDKLGSGYFSDVYRGCWKSRIRVAIKIIKNDTEVNHSEFQREVQILKRLRHRHLISLFAICTASTPYYIVTELMEKGSLQDLLRSPEGKQLDNMSLVDMAAQVAEGMAYLEELEMVHRDLAARNVLVGENYICKVADFGLTQVIKEPIYLAYQKAIPYKWSAPEAISSKLFTIKSDVWSFGVLLYELVTYGGVPYPGMTGKEAEEEVTKGYRMTSPPDCPKFISQMMQQCWSAEPAERPAFKELRLQLDAIYEMES